A single genomic interval of Psychroserpens sp. NJDZ02 harbors:
- a CDS encoding DEAD/DEAH box helicase, whose amino-acid sequence MSTKTIELQERTEGKSLYSYQKGAIDKIFKCFEEAEEDYHLLYQLPTGGGKTVIFSEIVRQYLKTHKKQVLVMTHRIELCRQTSRMLTEFGVSNKIVDSKADLSDQKDFNCFVAMVETLNNRLTDNKLDISDIGLVIIDEAHYNSFTKLFKFFEKSFILGVTATPLSSNINLPMKDNYNELIVGETIHSLIANEFLARAEIFSYNVGLTSLVVGANGDYTVKSSEDLYTNTDMLTKLIQAYEERCKGKKTLIFNNGINTSLHVYDTFRRGGYPVAHLDNNNTKKERKAILKWFKETPDAILTSVSILTTGFDEPTVDCIMLNRATKSLTLYYQMIGRGSRILKDKNKFVVIDLGNNLHRFGPWGNDLDWHKIFRSPNYYLDGILSDEELENNFRYEMPEELREKFVKSEQVYFDIKKCYIDSIRAGESSKVVLERSIIHHAHICTENSEDLWDALGLAKLLGDDIDYRISRYTKCISKSTFNFVEWLKDDYRKKLNAFLRTNFDEIFEEINGFPPEE is encoded by the coding sequence ATGTCTACTAAAACCATAGAATTACAAGAACGTACGGAAGGAAAAAGTCTTTATAGTTACCAAAAGGGTGCTATTGATAAGATTTTTAAATGTTTTGAAGAAGCAGAAGAGGATTACCATTTATTATATCAATTACCAACAGGTGGTGGTAAAACGGTTATTTTCTCCGAGATTGTTAGACAGTATTTAAAAACACATAAAAAGCAGGTGCTTGTAATGACGCACCGTATAGAGCTTTGTAGGCAAACCTCTAGAATGCTTACAGAATTTGGTGTAAGTAATAAAATTGTAGATAGTAAAGCCGATTTAAGTGACCAGAAAGACTTTAATTGCTTTGTGGCCATGGTTGAAACGCTTAACAATCGTTTAACAGATAATAAATTAGATATTTCGGACATCGGTCTAGTTATTATTGATGAGGCGCATTATAACAGTTTCACCAAGTTATTTAAGTTTTTTGAAAAATCATTTATCCTTGGTGTTACAGCAACGCCTTTAAGTAGTAATATTAACCTTCCAATGAAGGATAATTATAACGAGCTTATTGTTGGAGAAACGATACATTCCTTAATTGCTAATGAGTTTTTGGCTCGTGCCGAAATTTTCTCATACAACGTTGGATTAACGTCTTTAGTTGTAGGCGCCAACGGTGATTATACAGTAAAATCTTCTGAAGATTTATATACCAATACGGACATGTTAACTAAGCTTATTCAAGCTTATGAAGAGCGTTGTAAAGGTAAAAAGACCTTAATCTTTAATAATGGTATTAACACGTCTTTACACGTGTACGATACGTTTAGAAGAGGTGGGTATCCTGTAGCACATTTAGATAATAACAATACTAAAAAGGAACGTAAAGCGATCTTAAAATGGTTTAAAGAAACGCCAGATGCGATTTTAACCTCTGTAAGTATCTTAACCACTGGTTTTGATGAGCCTACAGTAGATTGTATCATGCTTAACAGAGCAACCAAATCATTGACATTGTATTACCAAATGATTGGTCGTGGATCTCGTATTTTAAAAGATAAAAATAAATTTGTTGTTATCGATTTAGGGAACAACTTACATAGATTTGGACCTTGGGGTAACGATTTAGATTGGCATAAAATATTCCGTTCGCCTAACTATTATTTAGATGGTATTTTAAGTGATGAAGAGCTTGAAAATAACTTTAGATATGAAATGCCAGAGGAGTTACGTGAAAAATTCGTAAAATCTGAGCAGGTTTATTTTGATATTAAAAAGTGTTATATTGATAGTATTAGAGCAGGAGAGAGCTCTAAAGTCGTACTAGAACGTTCTATTATTCACCATGCACATATTTGTACTGAAAATAGTGAAGATTTATGGGACGCTTTAGGTTTAGCAAAATTATTGGGAGACGATATTGATTACCGTATTTCACGTTACACCAAGTGTATTAGTAAAAGTACATTCAATTTTGTGGAATGGTTGAAAGATGATTATCGTAAAAAGTTAAATGCCTTTTTACGTACTAATTTTGACGAAATTTTTGAAGAAATCAATGGTTTTCCTCCAGAAGAATAA
- a CDS encoding DNA topoisomerase 3, with product MKVCIAEKPSVAREIAQVLGANTKRDGYYEGNGYAVTYTFGHLCTLKEPNDYKPYWKSWDLNNLPMLPEKFETKVTKDSGIQKQFRIVKSLFDKAEVVINCGDAGTEGELIQRWVLDQASYKGEVQRLWISSLTTEAIKEGFLKLEPSSKYDNLYYAGFSRAIGDWLLGMNATRLYTVKYGGYKQVLSVGRVQTPTLAMVVNRWKEIENFKPQPYWELQTLYRDTLFSYEEGRFLKMEDGEKLAEIVKAHDFEIVSITKKKGNEYAPKLFDLTGLQVYCNTKFGFSADETLKIVQKLYEMKVVTYPRVDTTYLPNDIYPKVAGILKNLTKYAVLTQPVLEKKIKKSKKVFDDAKVTDHHAIIPTGVQSNLQYNQQQVYDIITRRFIAVFYDECKVANTTVIGKAESVNFKTTGKEILDKGWRVVFETKDSPNREAGLLPTFVKGEKGPHEPSFLEKQTKPPNQFTEATLLRAMETAGKQVDDDQLRDLMKENGIGRPSTRANIIETLFRRKYIKRNKKQVLPTVTGIQLIDIIRNDLLKSAELTGLWEKQLKDIEKGEYSASAFINNMKKMVDQLVYEVRSEKVEAKISYTNNKSEKATKTKAKSKTTSKGIVGKTCPKCKTGQVLKGKSAYGCSNYGKTCDFVLPFSFGEKNISENQYKRLLDKGSTVNLKGFKIEGASVEGLLRFDDAFKLKLEPKQNASAKAKTGSDTNPCPKCKKGTIIKGKTAYGCSAYKSGCDFRFSYDLIRQKANGKPLTKDLVFEILYGK from the coding sequence ATGAAAGTCTGTATTGCCGAGAAACCCAGTGTCGCCAGAGAAATTGCGCAAGTATTAGGTGCCAACACAAAACGTGATGGTTACTACGAAGGCAATGGGTATGCAGTAACCTACACCTTTGGACATTTATGTACTTTAAAAGAACCTAACGATTACAAACCCTATTGGAAAAGTTGGGATTTAAACAACTTACCCATGCTGCCTGAAAAATTTGAGACTAAAGTCACAAAAGACTCAGGGATTCAAAAGCAATTTAGAATTGTAAAAAGCCTTTTTGATAAAGCCGAAGTCGTTATAAACTGTGGGGATGCCGGGACAGAAGGAGAATTGATACAGCGTTGGGTTTTAGATCAAGCCAGCTATAAAGGAGAAGTACAACGTCTTTGGATTAGCTCTCTAACAACGGAGGCTATTAAAGAAGGCTTTCTAAAGCTAGAACCTAGTTCCAAATACGATAATTTATATTACGCAGGATTTTCTAGAGCCATTGGTGATTGGCTACTTGGGATGAATGCTACCCGTTTATACACCGTAAAATATGGTGGATATAAACAAGTTTTAAGTGTTGGTCGTGTACAAACACCAACTTTAGCTATGGTAGTTAACCGTTGGAAAGAAATCGAAAATTTTAAGCCTCAGCCCTATTGGGAATTACAAACGTTATATCGTGACACGTTATTTAGTTATGAGGAAGGTCGCTTTTTAAAAATGGAAGATGGTGAAAAGCTTGCAGAAATTGTAAAAGCACACGATTTTGAAATAGTCTCAATTACCAAGAAAAAAGGAAATGAATATGCACCAAAATTATTCGATTTAACAGGATTACAAGTATACTGTAATACTAAATTCGGATTTTCTGCAGATGAAACCTTGAAGATTGTACAAAAATTGTATGAGATGAAAGTTGTGACCTACCCTAGAGTAGATACCACCTATTTACCAAACGATATTTACCCAAAAGTAGCAGGGATTTTAAAAAACCTGACCAAATACGCTGTACTAACACAACCTGTTTTAGAAAAGAAAATTAAAAAGTCTAAAAAGGTGTTTGATGATGCTAAAGTAACAGATCACCACGCTATTATCCCGACTGGCGTGCAAAGTAATTTACAGTACAATCAGCAGCAAGTCTATGATATAATTACAAGACGTTTTATCGCTGTATTTTATGACGAATGTAAGGTGGCAAACACCACGGTTATAGGAAAAGCAGAAAGTGTTAATTTTAAAACTACAGGTAAAGAAATCTTAGACAAAGGATGGCGTGTTGTTTTCGAAACAAAAGATAGCCCAAACCGAGAAGCAGGATTATTACCAACATTTGTTAAAGGAGAAAAAGGACCACACGAACCTAGTTTCCTTGAAAAACAAACCAAACCACCTAATCAGTTTACGGAAGCCACACTCCTACGTGCAATGGAAACCGCAGGAAAACAAGTGGATGATGACCAGTTACGTGATTTAATGAAAGAAAATGGTATTGGTAGACCTTCTACGCGCGCCAATATTATTGAAACTCTTTTTAGACGTAAATATATAAAACGTAATAAAAAACAAGTATTACCAACAGTAACAGGTATTCAATTAATTGATATCATTCGAAATGATTTACTGAAGTCAGCCGAGCTAACGGGACTTTGGGAAAAACAACTAAAAGATATTGAAAAAGGCGAATATTCCGCTTCAGCGTTTATAAATAACATGAAAAAAATGGTAGATCAATTGGTCTACGAAGTAAGAAGCGAAAAGGTCGAGGCTAAAATAAGTTACACTAATAATAAATCAGAAAAAGCAACAAAGACTAAAGCCAAATCTAAAACCACCTCAAAAGGGATTGTTGGTAAAACCTGTCCAAAATGTAAAACCGGACAAGTTTTAAAAGGAAAAAGTGCCTATGGTTGCAGTAATTATGGCAAAACCTGTGATTTTGTGTTGCCTTTCAGTTTTGGTGAAAAAAATATTTCTGAAAACCAATACAAACGTTTATTGGATAAAGGGTCAACCGTGAATTTAAAAGGTTTTAAAATAGAAGGTGCTTCAGTTGAAGGCTTGCTTCGTTTTGATGATGCTTTTAAATTAAAATTAGAACCCAAGCAAAATGCTTCAGCGAAAGCAAAAACAGGTTCGGATACCAATCCGTGTCCTAAATGTAAAAAAGGAACCATTATAAAAGGAAAAACGGCCTATGGGTGTAGTGCTTATAAATCAGGATGCGACTTTAGATTCAGCTATGATTTGATTCGCCAAAAAGCAAATGGTAAACCACTAACCAAAGATTTGGTTTTTGAGATTTTATATGGAAAATAA
- a CDS encoding mechanosensitive ion channel family protein, with translation MIKYVHFFYDYFIDLGLTKITSKYLNLLALSILTLVVLFLLDILVRKILRLISAKVAATTKSNFDDLLIANRVPRNIAHIPALYLAIESIPLVFNDFENLHLFFEKGMQVSGIILGLLIVRSLLNTLKNYFKTVPRLKDKPIDSYIQVFMIFAWIIGIVLALAVVVGGTSLWKILTGFGAASAVILLIFKDTILGFVASIQVSINDMVRIGDWVTFEKFGADGDVIEINLATVKVQNFDNTITTIPTYALIADSFKNWRGMTNSDGRRIKRHMLIKQTSIKYLTIEDIERLKQIEIISVYLNTMQDKIQNFNDSHSVDKSILINGRNLTNIGVFRKFIQTYLQQHSAINNDMLLMARQLQPTSQGIPLEIYCFTKDKRWESYEYVMSDLFDHFLAAVPFFDLELFELPSNNSFTPS, from the coding sequence ATGATTAAATACGTACACTTTTTTTACGATTATTTTATAGATTTAGGATTAACTAAAATCACTTCTAAATATTTAAATTTATTAGCGTTATCAATTTTAACGTTAGTTGTCCTTTTTTTATTAGATATTTTAGTTAGAAAAATACTACGTTTAATTTCTGCCAAAGTCGCCGCTACTACCAAATCTAATTTTGATGATTTACTAATCGCTAACCGTGTACCAAGAAATATAGCGCATATCCCTGCTTTATATTTGGCTATAGAAAGTATCCCCTTAGTCTTTAATGATTTTGAAAACCTGCATTTATTTTTTGAAAAAGGGATGCAAGTTTCCGGTATAATATTAGGCTTATTAATTGTTAGAAGTTTACTAAACACACTTAAAAATTATTTTAAAACAGTACCAAGATTAAAAGATAAACCTATAGACAGTTACATACAAGTCTTTATGATTTTTGCATGGATTATAGGCATTGTTCTTGCTTTGGCTGTAGTTGTTGGAGGAACGTCGTTATGGAAAATACTAACCGGTTTTGGTGCTGCTTCTGCTGTTATTTTGTTGATTTTTAAGGATACTATTTTAGGTTTTGTTGCCAGTATACAAGTGTCTATTAACGATATGGTACGTATTGGAGATTGGGTTACTTTCGAAAAATTTGGTGCTGATGGTGATGTAATCGAAATAAATCTAGCGACAGTAAAAGTTCAGAATTTTGATAATACAATTACAACCATACCAACTTATGCCTTAATCGCAGATTCGTTTAAAAACTGGAGAGGAATGACAAATTCCGACGGAAGACGAATAAAAAGACATATGTTAATTAAACAAACGTCTATTAAGTACTTAACAATTGAAGATATTGAGCGTTTAAAACAAATCGAAATAATTTCGGTATATTTAAATACGATGCAGGATAAAATACAAAATTTTAATGATTCACATTCCGTTGATAAATCAATACTAATTAATGGTAGAAACTTAACTAACATTGGTGTTTTTAGAAAATTTATTCAAACCTATCTGCAACAACACTCGGCCATCAATAATGACATGTTATTAATGGCTAGACAATTACAACCTACCTCTCAAGGAATTCCTTTGGAAATCTACTGTTTTACTAAAGATAAACGTTGGGAAAGTTATGAGTATGTTATGAGCGATCTATTTGATCATTTTTTAGCGGCTGTTCCTTTTTTCGACTTAGAGTTATTTGAACTTCCAAGTAATAACAGTTTTACACCATCTTAA
- a CDS encoding DUF4139 domain-containing protein: MKKIFGLFLFLLCVSATAQNEVSSKITAVKVFKSNAQIVRDASFNAAMGPQEIVLTGISTSINPSSLQVQFNNPNTVLVSAKYENNYLVSKINNKEIEALKTQLEALNDDLNWLAHERNSLLGMEQILNKNQDLGSGNSSFTPQQVLELSNVYHAKYLEIKKAIIALDKKEQPLRETAVKLTQQLSELNAKFNKPSGNIVLQIDSKKPGKVAIDCKYIVGNVGWIPLYDLRSESITENVNLTYKASIYQNTGLDWDNVALIISTGNPSQNNDRPILSPLYASIYQEQLQRYKKELDDEVMEEIQVSNMAYTQISGYVNASTVAENQLSVDFNILSKRSIASDGKENLVALQSFDLKTDYIYHTVPKLDRAAFLLAKITDWSQYNLIAGEANIFFEGAFVGTSYINPEVTAKELLISMGRDNSIVVERTPIKEFTASKFIGSNKKETIGYELVVKNKKGTPITIEILDQIPVSQNKDIEITLDDKGNAEYTEDNGKLLWTIGVQARETVVEKFIYTIKYPKNKNVRGTK; the protein is encoded by the coding sequence ATGAAAAAAATATTTGGACTATTCCTCTTTCTACTATGTGTTTCTGCAACAGCACAAAACGAAGTATCCTCTAAAATAACAGCTGTTAAAGTCTTTAAAAGCAACGCGCAAATAGTAAGAGACGCCTCGTTTAACGCCGCAATGGGACCACAAGAAATTGTGTTAACGGGAATTTCTACAAGCATCAACCCTTCCAGTTTGCAAGTGCAATTTAATAACCCTAATACGGTATTGGTATCTGCAAAATATGAAAACAACTATCTAGTTTCCAAAATAAATAACAAAGAAATTGAAGCGTTAAAAACACAATTAGAAGCTTTAAATGATGATCTTAATTGGTTGGCTCATGAGCGTAATAGTTTATTAGGAATGGAACAAATCCTAAATAAAAATCAAGATTTAGGTTCCGGAAATTCTAGTTTTACACCGCAACAAGTCTTAGAGTTAAGTAACGTATATCATGCTAAATACCTTGAAATAAAGAAAGCAATTATCGCTTTGGATAAAAAGGAACAACCTTTAAGAGAAACTGCTGTAAAATTGACCCAACAATTAAGTGAGCTTAATGCCAAATTTAATAAACCGAGTGGAAATATTGTGCTTCAAATAGATTCTAAAAAACCAGGTAAAGTAGCTATTGATTGTAAATATATTGTTGGAAACGTCGGTTGGATTCCGTTATACGATTTAAGATCAGAAAGTATTACAGAAAATGTAAACTTGACTTATAAAGCTAGCATCTACCAAAATACTGGATTGGACTGGGACAATGTGGCTTTAATAATAAGTACAGGAAATCCGTCTCAAAATAATGACAGACCTATTTTAAGTCCTTTGTATGCTAGTATCTACCAAGAACAGTTACAGCGATACAAAAAAGAACTAGATGATGAAGTCATGGAGGAAATCCAGGTTAGTAATATGGCATACACGCAAATATCGGGATATGTTAATGCTTCAACGGTGGCAGAAAATCAATTATCTGTAGATTTTAATATTTTAAGTAAGCGTTCTATCGCTAGTGATGGAAAAGAAAACCTAGTTGCTTTACAGTCCTTTGATTTAAAAACCGATTATATCTATCACACGGTTCCTAAATTGGATAGAGCTGCATTTTTGTTAGCAAAAATTACGGATTGGAGTCAATACAACTTAATTGCAGGAGAAGCCAATATCTTTTTTGAAGGTGCTTTTGTAGGGACGTCTTATATTAATCCAGAAGTGACTGCTAAAGAATTATTAATCTCTATGGGACGTGATAATAGTATTGTTGTAGAGCGTACGCCAATAAAAGAGTTTACCGCTTCAAAATTTATTGGAAGTAATAAAAAAGAAACCATAGGTTACGAACTTGTAGTTAAAAACAAAAAAGGAACGCCTATAACTATTGAAATTCTAGATCAAATCCCTGTTTCTCAAAATAAGGATATTGAAATCACTTTAGATGATAAAGGAAACGCTGAATATACAGAAGATAATGGTAAGTTATTGTGGACCATTGGCGTCCAAGCAAGAGAGACTGTTGTCGAAAAGTTTATTTACACTATTAAATATCCTAAAAATAAAAACGTGAGAGGTACCAAATAA
- a CDS encoding DUF1853 family protein, translated as MSHKKENLQATFSGFFNTPHLFFNKIFGMQPFVKQLGSPFVFNKAVRTNIRLGQRVEQFVFEELKQFKNISVLEENIQIQNNQNLTIGELDCLYLDEEQAVHLEIQFKYYLYDSTLGPNEVDCLIGPMRRDSLIEKLNKLTL; from the coding sequence ATGAGCCACAAAAAAGAAAATTTACAAGCCACATTTAGCGGTTTTTTTAACACACCACACCTATTTTTTAACAAAATATTTGGAATGCAACCTTTTGTAAAACAATTAGGTAGCCCCTTTGTTTTTAATAAGGCGGTTAGAACTAACATACGCTTAGGACAACGTGTGGAGCAATTTGTTTTTGAAGAGTTAAAACAGTTTAAAAATATTTCGGTTTTAGAAGAAAACATTCAAATTCAGAACAATCAAAACCTTACCATTGGCGAATTGGACTGCTTATATTTAGATGAAGAGCAAGCTGTTCATTTAGAAATTCAGTTTAAATACTATTTATATGATTCGACTTTGGGACCTAATGAAGTCGATTGCTTGATTGGTCCCATGCGTCGAGATTCTTTAATAGAAAAACTAAACAAGTTAACTTTATAA
- a CDS encoding DEAD/DEAH box helicase, protein MMTFKDLGLDKNYIKALKELGIKNPTEIQSQAIPVLLKKSTDLIGLAQTGTGKTAAFGLPLLHKINPKKDTVQALIIAPTRELVQQIKKQLFKYIKYNDAKIFLEGVYGGEKIDIQLKNVARTTHIIVATPGRLVDLVERGAVNLADVKTIVLDEADEMLSMGFKPDLTTILKSVTGPKNTWLFSATMSDALKDIVKRYIADEAIRLEIDRTSIVNQNISHYFVETSVHEKASTIIRLLEDREDQRGIIFTKTKAGAQALRHQLETEGFNVGALEGDMQQRDRDKVMRAFKNTTLQLLISTDVSARGIDVNDLAFVMHHQLPEHIEYYTHRSGRTARAGKKGESIALVLSSERNDLKKVESTLGIKFKQLSV, encoded by the coding sequence ATTATGACTTTTAAAGACTTAGGTTTAGATAAAAATTATATAAAAGCACTAAAGGAATTAGGGATTAAAAATCCTACTGAAATTCAATCTCAGGCCATACCTGTGTTACTTAAAAAGTCAACCGATTTAATTGGTTTGGCTCAAACGGGAACAGGTAAAACCGCTGCTTTTGGATTACCTTTATTACATAAAATTAATCCTAAAAAGGATACCGTTCAGGCGCTTATCATTGCACCTACAAGAGAATTGGTACAACAAATAAAGAAGCAGTTATTTAAGTATATCAAGTATAACGATGCTAAAATATTTTTAGAAGGGGTTTATGGAGGTGAAAAAATTGATATTCAACTTAAAAATGTAGCCAGAACAACACATATTATAGTGGCAACTCCGGGTCGTTTGGTCGATTTAGTAGAGCGCGGTGCTGTAAACTTGGCGGATGTTAAAACAATTGTTTTAGATGAAGCTGATGAAATGTTAAGTATGGGGTTTAAACCTGATTTGACAACAATTTTAAAATCAGTAACAGGACCAAAAAACACGTGGTTATTCAGTGCAACCATGTCTGATGCTTTAAAAGATATTGTAAAGCGTTATATCGCAGATGAAGCTATTCGTTTAGAGATTGATAGAACAAGTATTGTTAATCAAAATATCTCGCATTATTTTGTAGAAACTTCAGTGCATGAGAAAGCTTCAACGATCATTCGATTATTAGAAGATAGAGAAGACCAACGTGGTATTATTTTCACTAAAACAAAAGCAGGTGCGCAAGCATTAAGACATCAATTAGAAACCGAAGGATTCAACGTTGGTGCTTTAGAAGGGGATATGCAACAAAGGGATCGAGATAAAGTAATGCGTGCGTTTAAAAACACTACGTTACAGTTGTTAATCTCTACTGATGTATCTGCAAGAGGAATTGATGTTAACGATTTAGCTTTTGTAATGCACCATCAGTTACCAGAGCATATAGAGTATTATACACACAGAAGTGGACGTACAGCCAGAGCTGGTAAAAAAGGAGAATCTATCGCTCTTGTTTTGAGTAGTGAGCGTAATGACCTTAAAAAGGTTGAATCTACTTTAGGTATTAAATTTAAACAATTATCGGTTTAA
- a CDS encoding pseudouridine synthase produces MENNHKHFKIYKPFKMLSQFSSNAAKEQRKHFLSELGNFPEGIMPIGRLDEKSEGLLLLTTDGKLSDHVNQSGIEKEYYALVDGAISAEAIQQLCNGVEIGFNGKKYITKPCKVFKLKALPVFPERSKKIRDARHGPTTWISVTLTEGKFRQVRKMTSAVNCPTLRLVRVRVGKILLDDMPVGSVFPIDNLKEIL; encoded by the coding sequence ATGGAAAATAACCACAAGCACTTCAAAATATATAAACCGTTTAAAATGTTAAGCCAGTTTTCTAGCAATGCTGCTAAAGAACAACGCAAACATTTTTTAAGTGAGCTAGGTAATTTTCCTGAAGGTATTATGCCAATCGGACGCTTGGACGAGAAAAGTGAAGGTCTACTCCTACTCACTACAGATGGTAAACTAAGTGATCATGTTAACCAATCCGGAATCGAAAAAGAATACTATGCCTTAGTCGACGGAGCTATTTCCGCGGAAGCGATACAGCAATTATGTAACGGCGTAGAAATTGGATTTAACGGTAAAAAATACATCACAAAGCCTTGTAAAGTTTTCAAATTAAAAGCACTCCCTGTTTTTCCTGAACGCTCTAAAAAAATTAGAGACGCTAGACATGGTCCAACAACATGGATTTCGGTAACTTTAACAGAAGGAAAATTTAGACAAGTCCGAAAGATGACTAGTGCTGTAAATTGCCCAACGTTACGATTAGTGCGTGTTAGAGTTGGTAAAATCCTACTGGATGATATGCCTGTAGGTTCAGTTTTTCCGATAGACAATCTAAAAGAGATACTTTAA
- the hpf gene encoding ribosome hibernation-promoting factor, HPF/YfiA family, translating to MDINFEYDKVKASEELEQFTAEKIQKLFNKYEFIVRADVFFKLENTSDDNSGKIAGIRLSAPGPRLYAEESKDTLHKSVSEVVTQLERQLAKRKGKMKSH from the coding sequence ATGGATATCAATTTTGAATATGATAAGGTAAAAGCAAGTGAAGAGTTAGAGCAATTTACTGCAGAAAAAATCCAAAAGCTATTTAATAAATATGAATTTATAGTACGTGCCGATGTGTTTTTTAAATTAGAAAATACAAGTGACGATAATTCTGGAAAGATTGCAGGTATTAGATTAAGTGCACCTGGACCTAGATTATATGCTGAAGAAAGCAAAGACACCTTACATAAAAGTGTGAGTGAAGTTGTGACTCAGTTAGAAAGACAGTTAGCAAAACGAAAAGGAAAAATGAAATCACATTAA
- a CDS encoding TetR/AcrR family transcriptional regulator: MHTLLSNLKININEKIYLKDPESSALGKRIVENSIVLIDDIGFDAYTFKKLGIKIGSNESSIYRYFESKHKLLIYLASWYWTWLEYQLVFTTNSIENTTEKIERAIIILTRTTTVDSNFSHINEVILKRIVINEYSKSYLTKEVDNENKDGYFLVYKRLVNRLHDMILAIDSNYPYAYSLSSTVIDGALHQHFLKDHFTTISDLKKEEAPTNYFKDLVFKSLNISTNE; this comes from the coding sequence ATGCATACTTTACTATCAAATTTAAAGATCAATATTAACGAAAAAATCTACCTCAAAGATCCAGAATCTTCTGCATTGGGGAAACGCATAGTCGAAAACAGCATAGTATTAATAGACGACATAGGCTTTGATGCTTATACCTTTAAAAAACTTGGTATCAAAATAGGTTCTAACGAAAGTAGTATCTATCGTTATTTTGAAAGCAAACACAAACTATTAATTTATCTGGCCTCTTGGTATTGGACTTGGTTGGAGTATCAATTAGTATTTACTACAAATAGTATTGAAAATACTACAGAAAAGATTGAGAGAGCCATTATTATACTGACCAGAACAACCACTGTTGATTCCAATTTCTCGCATATCAATGAAGTGATTTTAAAACGCATAGTTATAAACGAATACTCTAAATCTTACTTAACAAAAGAGGTTGATAACGAAAATAAAGACGGTTATTTTTTGGTTTATAAACGCTTAGTTAACCGATTGCATGACATGATTTTGGCTATAGATAGTAACTACCCTTATGCCTATAGCCTATCCAGTACTGTTATTGATGGTGCGTTACACCAACATTTTCTGAAAGATCATTTTACCACAATTTCTGATTTAAAAAAAGAGGAAGCTCCTACTAATTATTTTAAAGATTTAGTTTTCAAATCCCTAAACATTTCCACAAATGAGTAA